In Eleutherodactylus coqui strain aEleCoq1 unplaced genomic scaffold, aEleCoq1.hap1 HAP1_SCAFFOLD_34, whole genome shotgun sequence, the genomic stretch gcctgatggagaaagagaggaggttgtgatctgagagtggaaggcgGGAGTTAGCAAAGGGAGAGGCAGAGAAAGATTAGATTGAGAGTGTtgacatctctgtgagtgggggagtcagagattagtgataggccgaaggaggaggtaagcattaaAAGCCAGGAGGCAGATGAGGGGCTTGGgttgttagtaggaatgttgaaattgCCGAGGATgatggttgggatttcacaggatacgaAGTGGGGGATCCAGGCAGCGAAGTGGTCTAGGAAAAGGCGGGTTTGACCTGGGGGccagtaaataactgcgacacgcagggtCAGTGGGTGGAAAAGTCGCAGGGTGCGGACTTCAAATGACTGGAAGGTAAGCGAtgaagctgagggaatgacctgaaaGATACAGTAAGGCAAGAGAATTACGCTTTTTTCTCCTCCGCTGCGCTGGTTGgctgatctgggggtgtgggagaactgcaggccatcataggacaatgcagcgggggcgAACAGGTTAAcgtgtttggtggtgaagaggtcgtggaaagttgggagtttgttgcatatAGATTGGAAGTTACATAGGGTGCATTTGAACGGGGCAGGTGGGGCAtgttggtagagagcagtacggggtgggcctgggttgggggatatgttcTTTGTGGCTAGGtgtagcagggtagcaagggtgagcatttttcttatttctccccacttaaaaatgtctcagtggtgagacttccaccgatcagcaatttatcccctatcctatgggtagggaataacttgtaattgtggtacaaacaCTTTAATTGTGGAGAAGAGAATCCTGGTGGGCTAGTGGGTTAATATATACAATCAATGATGGTAAGGTTTAATACAAATATGGATATGATGGttatgtataatgaaaacaaaggtttggtaccgtgttagccggtagagcaaaatgtgtttgttcccagcaagagaaaccacgtagtcttgtagatatgataccttttaataccttttaacggctaacaaaaatacatgatgtaatagcaagcgtgtgaacctctcgggctcttagtcaaatattcatgcctcttcagatctattccattttttgttacccattaaaaggtatcacatctacaagattacgtggtttcgcTAGCTGGCTATGATATAATGATTGTTAttagttaatattattactgcaaCTTTATTTTCTATCCTTTGGTCTAGGCCAAAATATCCTCCTTTTCCCTAAGGAATCAGTCACTGACTATGTGATTCTGAAGCCAGCTGTGGAACAAGCTTTAAAACAACTCACCGTATGTCTGCGCTCCTATAGCGACCTCCAACGCGTACATGATCTTTTTTCCTTGGCCACGCCTGGAAAAGACAACACTTTCCTTTTTGGTCTGCAGCCTCCAAAATTATGTAACGTTTTCATAAATGAAGAAAAATTTACTTTTGAGGTGGATCCTGAGGTTCTAGACTGGAAACAGACTTGTGTTGCTTGGGACTCCGAGACCGGACTGCTCCAACTGTGGATCAATGGCAAGCGTTACCCTAGAAGAGTTAGTACAAGCAGATCCCCCATAGGACCTCAGATGAGTGTCATCCTTGGGCAGGACCAGGACACTTTTGGTGGTGGGTTTCAGGCAAGCCAGTGTTTTGTTGGTGAAATGTCTGATGTCAATATGTGGGATTACATTCTTGACACCAAGACCATTTATAATAGTTATCTTTCTGTATCTGGAAATATCTTTAGCTGGACAAATGGAGCTAAGGAGATCAAAGGGGGCGTCATCGCCTTGGAAAATTAACGCAATTCTATATGATTAACTAATGAAATTGAAAATCTACTGTCATTGTATGCAATATGCTAATTACTATATGTGAAGTATTTGCATTTATTACTAGATATATGTGGTAGGCACTCTACTGATATCATGTGTATACTTCATCTGTGATTCTTCTATATCAGTGTTTCCCAGCTCCAGtactcagggaccccaacaggtcaggttttcaggatatcctatagagagaacgcctgtagcaatgtctgagcacTGACAATAacaatatcacctgtgcaatactgaggaaatccagaaaacatgacctgttggaggtcccaGAGGatgggagttggggaacactggtctatatataagcgctgcggaataagttggcgctatacaaataaagattattattattatatactcaTGTTCAAAAATTAATAAATGATTGCTTTGCTTACAGCAGAACCTTTTTCTATTTTGTCCTGAAATAAAACCCCTGTAAGAACTCTTTAGGCATCATACACAAGAGTCAGCCAATCCATGGGAACTCCCACCATGAGGCGCCCTGAGACTGCTGCTTcttcaggacctcagaggggcagcgCTAGGGTTTCTACCCCGCTAGTATTTATGTTTACTAGCCATATTAATGGCCAATAAAAAATCATTTCCACCTGTGAACTGGCCGGCAACAATCCCGCAAACCAGTCACGCATTTGCTCACAGTTCTGGTCCGGCGGTGCtggaggatactattactattggtgacAATATGGGGATCATGATTACAGCTGTGGCCACTAACTGAGGCAtcattattactgaggtcactgcgggagtcactattactactggggccactatgatatGGGGCATGggtgtacatatagggggtgcagagggtgtacatatagggggtgcagtcgcACCTGGGCCAAGGAGCCCTAAAAAAGTctatcttccccatattgcaaaccaatgttATCAATgatgctttatagttggggggccagttacagattttgcactggggcccagcagcttcaagttacgcctctggtatgggggtcactactattactgggacCTCTAAAAGATTCACTATTTTtactagggccattaagggggtcactattactattaaggccacaAACATAACCATTTGGCATTCCCTGATGTAAATACACAGCACTGTGAGTCAGTACTTAGCCACCAGTGTTGTATATTCCCAGTGCTGTGACCATGGGGGCACAGCGTTATGGCCTGTGTGATCACATGACAAGGACAGCTGTGATTGACCATTGCAATCAATAGTGATCAAGGCATCAAAAAGGAGGAGTCTCATGTTATTCGCTAATCTTCAGCCTGCATATTTAAGA encodes the following:
- the LOC136593661 gene encoding jeltraxin-like, with the protein product MKTLSILFVLLSGCFALTGQNILLFPKESVTDYVILKPAVEQALKQLTVCLRSYSDLQRVHDLFSLATPGKDNTFLFGLQPPKLCNVFINEEKFTFEVDPEVLDWKQTCVAWDSETGLLQLWINGKRYPRRVSTSRSPIGPQMSVILGQDQDTFGGGFQASQCFVGEMSDVNMWDYILDTKTIYNSYLSVSGNIFSWTNGAKEIKGGVIALEN